The Montipora capricornis isolate CH-2021 chromosome 1, ASM3666992v2, whole genome shotgun sequence genome contains a region encoding:
- the LOC138050824 gene encoding 5-hydroxytryptamine receptor 2C-like isoform X2 yields the protein MEAAKNGDNTSSYNMTLAGNHSGSSSSVASSTAPSQFEIVLQAIILIIVLVVSVVGNGVLCYLVFTIKQLQIPTNYFILSLALADFLFAAMCLPFRIVNILQNYLWTLGLDMCRFWIWLDLLFCSASIANLAAISVDRYLTITSPLTYNIRMTSTRVVLSLAALWGYSICLASLSLSPAKDTPGIVVQNQNCYIDNKIFLTVVFVIGFFAPLATMILMYCFVFKVAVAQAKELSRQAESFHGNHRQNSRRKSNRMYPGMIVFEVKATKTLMILLSVFCICWSPFFVLSLIK from the exons ATGGAAGCAGCGAAGAATGGTGACAACACGTCCTCGTACAATATGACGCTGGCAGGGAACCATTCTGGAAGTTCATCATCTGTGGCCTCCTCGACAGCTCCTAGCCAGTTCGAGATCGTTTTACAGGCAATCATTCTTATCATCGTACTTGTTGTATCGGTAGTTGGTAACGGTGTGCTTTGTTATCTTGTCTTTACGATCAAACAGCTACAAATTCCAACAAACTACTTCATCCTTTCCCTCGCCCTTGCCGATTTCCTATTCGCGGCCATGTGTCTTCCATTCCGCATCGTAAACATCCTGCAAAATTACCTGTGGACATTAGGACTTGACATGTGTCGATTCTGGATTTGGCTGGACCTCCTCTTCTGTTCCGCGTCCATCGCCAACTTAGCAGCGATTAGCGTGGATCGCTATTTGACGATAACTTCTCCTCTGACCTACAACATTCGCATGACATCTACCAGGGTGGTTTTGTCTCTCGCAGCGTTGTGGGGTTACTCGATTTGCCTAGCGTCTCTGTCATTGAGCCCTGCGAAGGACACCCCTGGAATTGTTGTGCAAAACCAAAATTGTTACATCGACAACAAGATCTTTCTGACTGTTGTATTTGTAATTGGATTTTTTGCGCCCTTAGCTACCATGATACTAATGTATTGCTTCGTTTTTAAAGTGGCTGTTGCTCAAGCTAAAGAACTTTCTCGTCAGGCAGAGTCTTTCCATGGAAACCATCGGCAGAACTCTCGGCGAAAGTCAAACCGTATGTACCCTGGGATGATTGTCTTCGAAGTCAAAGCAACAAAGACTTTGATGATATTGTTGAGCGTGTTTTGCATTTGTTGGTCGCCGTTTTTCGTGTTGTCTTTG ATTAAGTGA
- the LOC138050824 gene encoding histamine H2 receptor-like isoform X1, with protein sequence MEAAKNGDNTSSYNMTLAGNHSGSSSSVASSTAPSQFEIVLQAIILIIVLVVSVVGNGVLCYLVFTIKQLQIPTNYFILSLALADFLFAAMCLPFRIVNILQNYLWTLGLDMCRFWIWLDLLFCSASIANLAAISVDRYLTITSPLTYNIRMTSTRVVLSLAALWGYSICLASLSLSPAKDTPGIVVQNQNCYIDNKIFLTVVFVIGFFAPLATMILMYCFVFKVAVAQAKELSRQAESFHGNHRQNSRRKSNRMYPGMIVFEVKATKTLMILLSVFCICWSPFFVLSLVSLHSPRAWDGLPRWFAVLLKGLFVHVLPNCNAAFNPIIYTSYNHQFKKAIKQLFKRCREKRSASLSGSVLEPKAVKRRVHHTLATNAIGRTSTSCLEEKSDI encoded by the coding sequence ATGGAAGCAGCGAAGAATGGTGACAACACGTCCTCGTACAATATGACGCTGGCAGGGAACCATTCTGGAAGTTCATCATCTGTGGCCTCCTCGACAGCTCCTAGCCAGTTCGAGATCGTTTTACAGGCAATCATTCTTATCATCGTACTTGTTGTATCGGTAGTTGGTAACGGTGTGCTTTGTTATCTTGTCTTTACGATCAAACAGCTACAAATTCCAACAAACTACTTCATCCTTTCCCTCGCCCTTGCCGATTTCCTATTCGCGGCCATGTGTCTTCCATTCCGCATCGTAAACATCCTGCAAAATTACCTGTGGACATTAGGACTTGACATGTGTCGATTCTGGATTTGGCTGGACCTCCTCTTCTGTTCCGCGTCCATCGCCAACTTAGCAGCGATTAGCGTGGATCGCTATTTGACGATAACTTCTCCTCTGACCTACAACATTCGCATGACATCTACCAGGGTGGTTTTGTCTCTCGCAGCGTTGTGGGGTTACTCGATTTGCCTAGCGTCTCTGTCATTGAGCCCTGCGAAGGACACCCCTGGAATTGTTGTGCAAAACCAAAATTGTTACATCGACAACAAGATCTTTCTGACTGTTGTATTTGTAATTGGATTTTTTGCGCCCTTAGCTACCATGATACTAATGTATTGCTTCGTTTTTAAAGTGGCTGTTGCTCAAGCTAAAGAACTTTCTCGTCAGGCAGAGTCTTTCCATGGAAACCATCGGCAGAACTCTCGGCGAAAGTCAAACCGTATGTACCCTGGGATGATTGTCTTCGAAGTCAAAGCAACAAAGACTTTGATGATATTGTTGAGCGTGTTTTGCATTTGTTGGTCGCCGTTTTTCGTGTTGTCTTTGGTAAGCTTGCACAGTCCTAGGGCTTGGGATGGATTGCCTCGATGGTTTGCTGTGCTTCTAAAAGGTCTTTTCGTGCATGTTTTGCCAAATTGTAATGCAGCTTTTAATCCGATCATTTACACCTCGTATAACCACCAATTCAAGAAAGCTATTAAACAACTATTTAAGCGCTGCAGAGAAAAGAGATCAGCTAGCTTAAGCGGGTCCGTCTTAGAGCCCAAGGCAGTGAAAAGACGGGTTCATCACACGCTTGCAACAAACGCCATAGGGAGGACATCGACGTCCTGTTTGGAGGAAAAAAGCGATATCTAA
- the LOC138030329 gene encoding uncharacterized protein isoform X1, giving the protein MMTDCSVWDYKVLCTNFFQENLEMVIKNGQHKLVGFVELGAADDHIKKIIGNEEPSLATHVLQFIFLSDAGFRFPIAQFPSGHCSPTDLYLQFWKGVQKMTETGFTIYWCILDGADCHRQFIKLHFKDDPATANFITRNPYTGGSMHNFKKIHNNVEKSNKAKKPRCLKFEGKSILWKQWKDAFNWNQSSFSLPLHERLTIAHFELDPASRMRNHLAEDVLDKKKLFMLQSHRDHIITSTDNQDQEDGIPLDSSLRLLEHTSEIVDLVNSECPITCSNINDNG; this is encoded by the exons ATGATGACTGACTGTTCAGTATGGGATTATAAAGTTTTATGTACCAATTTTTTTCAGGAAAACCTTGAGATGGTGATCAAGAATGGTCAACATAAACTAGTTGGTTTTGTAGAATTGGGTGCAGCCGACGATCACATTAAAAAAATCATAG GAAACGAGGAACCATCCCTTGCAACTCACGTGCTTCAGTTCATTTTCCTAAGTGATGCTGGGTTCAGATTTCCAATAGCCCAATTCCCATCGGGCCACTGCTCCCCGACTGATCTGTACTTACAATTCTGGAAGGGGGTTCAGAAAATGACTGAAACAGGATTTAC TATATACTGGTGTATCCTTGATGGGGCAGATTGTCACCGCCAGTTCATCAAGCTGCATTTTAAAGATGATCCAGCAACTGCAAATTTTATAACAAGAAATCCTTACACAGGAGGATCAATG CATAACTTCAAGAAAATCCATAACAATGTTGAAAAGAGCAATAAGGCAAAAAAACCAAGATGCTTGAAATTTGAGGGCAAAAGCATCCTTTGGAAACAGTGGAAAGATGCCTTCAACTGGAATCAGTCCAGCTTTTCCCTTCCTTTACATGAACGTCTCACAATTGCACACTTTGAATTGGATCCAGCTTCAAGAATGAGAAACCATTTGGCTGAGGATGttcttgacaaaaaaaaactatttatgtTGCAG AGTCATCGAGATCACATTATCACATCAACTGACAACCAAGACCAGGAAGATGGAATTCCATTGGACTCTTCGCTTAGACTCCTCGAGCACACTTCAGAAATTGTTGACCTTGTCAATTCCGAGTGTCCAATTACATGTAGCAACATCAATGACAACGGTTGA
- the LOC138030329 gene encoding uncharacterized protein isoform X2 produces the protein MVIKNGQHKLVGFVELGAADDHIKKIIGNEEPSLATHVLQFIFLSDAGFRFPIAQFPSGHCSPTDLYLQFWKGVQKMTETGFTIYWCILDGADCHRQFIKLHFKDDPATANFITRNPYTGGSMHNFKKIHNNVEKSNKAKKPRCLKFEGKSILWKQWKDAFNWNQSSFSLPLHERLTIAHFELDPASRMRNHLAEDVLDKKKLFMLQSHRDHIITSTDNQDQEDGIPLDSSLRLLEHTSEIVDLVNSECPITCSNINDNG, from the exons ATGGTGATCAAGAATGGTCAACATAAACTAGTTGGTTTTGTAGAATTGGGTGCAGCCGACGATCACATTAAAAAAATCATAG GAAACGAGGAACCATCCCTTGCAACTCACGTGCTTCAGTTCATTTTCCTAAGTGATGCTGGGTTCAGATTTCCAATAGCCCAATTCCCATCGGGCCACTGCTCCCCGACTGATCTGTACTTACAATTCTGGAAGGGGGTTCAGAAAATGACTGAAACAGGATTTAC TATATACTGGTGTATCCTTGATGGGGCAGATTGTCACCGCCAGTTCATCAAGCTGCATTTTAAAGATGATCCAGCAACTGCAAATTTTATAACAAGAAATCCTTACACAGGAGGATCAATG CATAACTTCAAGAAAATCCATAACAATGTTGAAAAGAGCAATAAGGCAAAAAAACCAAGATGCTTGAAATTTGAGGGCAAAAGCATCCTTTGGAAACAGTGGAAAGATGCCTTCAACTGGAATCAGTCCAGCTTTTCCCTTCCTTTACATGAACGTCTCACAATTGCACACTTTGAATTGGATCCAGCTTCAAGAATGAGAAACCATTTGGCTGAGGATGttcttgacaaaaaaaaactatttatgtTGCAG AGTCATCGAGATCACATTATCACATCAACTGACAACCAAGACCAGGAAGATGGAATTCCATTGGACTCTTCGCTTAGACTCCTCGAGCACACTTCAGAAATTGTTGACCTTGTCAATTCCGAGTGTCCAATTACATGTAGCAACATCAATGACAACGGTTGA